One genomic segment of Scylla paramamosain isolate STU-SP2022 chromosome 11, ASM3559412v1, whole genome shotgun sequence includes these proteins:
- the LOC135105060 gene encoding uncharacterized protein LOC135105060 isoform X2, translating into MEPGPAESLRVDSERVNATELGLLLQCRLVMSVAARRLSACVPQEALGRRASLTAYDLAPQMCHIDSTFLSPHAEWNGSSVQCGAPCKHVPCSTLRTPTHTHYASLELKGVKSPFIFPSLNAARRLSGEEQQGRLFPDHLSGRRRSFDVRWISAQNVSADRRRSSLRSPSWRAEKRNPSSELVIPQKKQYVASTSPGQRFFGSVRGLDETQDDGDSAFNSGLATLQLNLLSPNPPRQRRQSCWGPSVFSPSPDTQRSQTTVSATRMSPSLATSPSLLSLPRVLSPLPTFRPRPVPSEDYERVTNRGGKEDSSQRMMGEGRASKTVADVTINSAGHSEELYQSTDEFPLVCGGTLCGRPAAAQTRRASWHTTSSPTASCARHHQAAFHLRPASIFKASRQNHACPGSVLGKGGFGVVKLGTYKGHGVAVKVLRGRRAAATSTREAKVLSLAPHAHLAWTLAVVTHVVKGHARVSWARMFGREEEVVNQQMLTSMFSLSTEDTHDTWCDEQQQQQQQQQEEGGAPWWAWIVSELCLPHSLLTLINDTSLTLTSEMRVRFTLEVCRGLAHLHAHGVAHRDLKPANVLLTVDGHLKIADFGCCARLDELDDDVILGTVRYQAPEVLRGEAGGSHSDVFSLGVTTWHLLTRTLPYDGLHPHIVIYQVAHLRHRPTDHQPHPGPRAFLDAVLWRFMHTCWAEEPAARPTAAELCRNLTILHLASIPLKCTGVSHGRMSCGKRSLFASLHLPPPSPLQ; encoded by the exons ATGGAGCCTGGACCTGCCGAATCCTTGCGAGTGGACAGTGAGCGAGTGAATGCGACGGAGCTGGGACTGTTACTCCAGTGTCGCCTAG TCATGAGCGTGGCCGCGAGGCGGCTGTCGGCCTGCGTGCCTCAGGAAGCCCTCGGCCGACGGGCTTCACTCACCGCCTACGACCTCGCCCCACAGATGTGTCACATCGACTCTACATTTCTCTCTCCGCACGCTGAATGGAATGGCTCGTCCGTGCAATGTGGGGCACCTTGCAAGCACGTGCCCTGCTCAACGCTACGTACTCCAACACATACCCATTATGCTTCTCTTGAGTTGAAGGGTGTTAAGTCgcccttcatcttcccctccctcaacGCTGCTCGTCGCCTGTCTGGCGAGGAGCAACAGGGACGGCTGTTTCCCGACCACCTCTCCGGCAGGAGGCGATCCTTTGATGTGAGATGGATCTCAGCCCAGAATGTCTCTGCGGACAGGCGCCGCAGCTCCCTCAG GTCACCATCATGGCGGGCAGAGAAGAGAAATCCGTCATCAGAGCTCGTTATTCCACAAAAGAAACAATACGTTGCTTCCACATCTCCAGGACAGCGCTTCTTTGGTTCGGTGCGGGGGTTGGACGAGACACAGGATGACGGAGACTCGGCCTTCAACTCTGGACTAGCAACACTCCAACTGAACCTCCTCTCTCCGAATCCTCCCAGACAGCGGCGACAGTCCTGCTGGGGTCCCTCTGTGTTCTCTCCATCGCCTGACACTCAAAGATCCCAG ACTACAGTATCTGCCACACGTATGAGTCCCAGTCTGGCGACGTCCCCAAGCCTGTTGTCCCTGCCGCGTGTATTGTCTCCCCTTCCAACATTCCGTCCGAGACCAGTGCCTAGCGAAGACTATGAACGAGTTACAAAcagaggaggcaaggaagacTCGTCACAGAGGATGATGGGAGAAGGTCGCGCCAGCAAGACGGTGGCCGATGTCACCATTAATTCAGCAG gccacagtgagGAGCTTTATCAGTCGACGGATGAGTTTCCTTTAGTGTGTGGCGGGACTTTGTGCGGCCGGCCTGCTGCTGCCCAGACCCGCCGCGCCTCCTGGCACACCACCAGCTCTCCCACTGCCAGCTGCGCCAG GCATCACCAAGCCGCGTTCCATCTCAGGCCGGCTAGTATCTTCAAGGCCTCGCGCCAAAACCACGCGTGTCCTGGCAGTGTCCTCGGCAAGGGAGGTTTTGGCGTCGTGAAACTCGGTACCTACAAAG GGCACGGCGTGGCTGTCAAGGTGCTGAGGGGACGGCGGGCGGCGGCCACCTCCACCAGGGAGGCCAAAGTGCTCTCCCTCGCGCCTCACGCTCACCTGGCCTGGACGTTAGCGGTCGTTACGCACGTTGTCAAGGGCCACGCCAGGGTGTCCTGGGCTCGCATGTttgggagggag GAAGAAGTGGTGAACCAGCAGATGCTGACATCTATGTTCAGCCTTTCGACTGAGGACACGCATGACACATGGTGTgatgaacagcagcagcagcagcagcaacagcaagaggagGGCGGAGCGCCTTGGTGGGCGTGGATAGTGAGCGAGCTGTGTCTGCCGCACTCACTCCTCACACTCATCAATGACACCTCGCTGACCCTCACCAGTGAGATGCGAGTCAG GTTCACGCTGGAGGTCTGTCGCGGTCTGGCACACCTCCATGCTCACGGCGTCGCGCACAGGGACCTCAAGCCGGCCAACGTGCTCCTTACTGTAGACGGTCACCTCAAGATAGCGGATTTCGGCTGTTGTGCCAGACTTGATGAGCTCGACGATGACGTT ATTTTGGGGACGGTGAGGTATCAGGCCCCGGAGGTGCTGCGGGGGGAGGCTGGAGGAAGCCACAGCGATGTGTTCTCCCTGGGTGTGACCACCTGGCACCTGTTGACCCGCACCCTGCCTTATGACGGCCTGCACCCCCACATCGTCATTTACCAG GTGGCGCACCTCAGACACCGTCCCACCGACCACCAGCCACACCCTGGCCCACGCGCCTTCCTTGACGCTGTGCTGTGGCGCTTCATGCACACCTGCTGGGCCGAGGAACCCGCTGCCAGACCCACCGCTGCAGAGCTGTGCAGGAATTTAACAATCCTTCACCTTGCCTCAATTCCCCTTAAGTGTACCGGAGTCTCCCACGGCCGAATGTCCTGCGGCAAGCGTTCTCTCTTTGCCTCCTTGCACCTGCCGCCGCCATCACCGCTGCAGTGA
- the LOC135105060 gene encoding uncharacterized protein LOC135105060 isoform X1 codes for MEPGPAESLRVDSERVNATELGLLLQCRLVMSVAARRLSACVPQEALGRRASLTAYDLAPQMCHIDSTFLSPHAEWNGSSVQCGAPCKHVPCSTLRTPTHTHYASLELKGVKSPFIFPSLNAARRLSGEEQQGRLFPDHLSGRRRSFDVRWISAQNVSADRRRSSLRSPSWRAEKRNPSSELVIPQKKQYVASTSPGQRFFGSVRGLDETQDDGDSAFNSGLATLQLNLLSPNPPRQRRQSCWGPSVFSPSPDTQRSQTTVSATRMSPSLATSPSLLSLPRVLSPLPTFRPRPVPSEDYERVTNRGGKEDSSQRMMGEGRASKTVADVTINSAGPTGSPITCIVHHFKGHSEELYQSTDEFPLVCGGTLCGRPAAAQTRRASWHTTSSPTASCARHHQAAFHLRPASIFKASRQNHACPGSVLGKGGFGVVKLGTYKGHGVAVKVLRGRRAAATSTREAKVLSLAPHAHLAWTLAVVTHVVKGHARVSWARMFGREEEVVNQQMLTSMFSLSTEDTHDTWCDEQQQQQQQQQEEGGAPWWAWIVSELCLPHSLLTLINDTSLTLTSEMRVRFTLEVCRGLAHLHAHGVAHRDLKPANVLLTVDGHLKIADFGCCARLDELDDDVILGTVRYQAPEVLRGEAGGSHSDVFSLGVTTWHLLTRTLPYDGLHPHIVIYQVAHLRHRPTDHQPHPGPRAFLDAVLWRFMHTCWAEEPAARPTAAELCRNLTILHLASIPLKCTGVSHGRMSCGKRSLFASLHLPPPSPLQ; via the exons ATGGAGCCTGGACCTGCCGAATCCTTGCGAGTGGACAGTGAGCGAGTGAATGCGACGGAGCTGGGACTGTTACTCCAGTGTCGCCTAG TCATGAGCGTGGCCGCGAGGCGGCTGTCGGCCTGCGTGCCTCAGGAAGCCCTCGGCCGACGGGCTTCACTCACCGCCTACGACCTCGCCCCACAGATGTGTCACATCGACTCTACATTTCTCTCTCCGCACGCTGAATGGAATGGCTCGTCCGTGCAATGTGGGGCACCTTGCAAGCACGTGCCCTGCTCAACGCTACGTACTCCAACACATACCCATTATGCTTCTCTTGAGTTGAAGGGTGTTAAGTCgcccttcatcttcccctccctcaacGCTGCTCGTCGCCTGTCTGGCGAGGAGCAACAGGGACGGCTGTTTCCCGACCACCTCTCCGGCAGGAGGCGATCCTTTGATGTGAGATGGATCTCAGCCCAGAATGTCTCTGCGGACAGGCGCCGCAGCTCCCTCAG GTCACCATCATGGCGGGCAGAGAAGAGAAATCCGTCATCAGAGCTCGTTATTCCACAAAAGAAACAATACGTTGCTTCCACATCTCCAGGACAGCGCTTCTTTGGTTCGGTGCGGGGGTTGGACGAGACACAGGATGACGGAGACTCGGCCTTCAACTCTGGACTAGCAACACTCCAACTGAACCTCCTCTCTCCGAATCCTCCCAGACAGCGGCGACAGTCCTGCTGGGGTCCCTCTGTGTTCTCTCCATCGCCTGACACTCAAAGATCCCAG ACTACAGTATCTGCCACACGTATGAGTCCCAGTCTGGCGACGTCCCCAAGCCTGTTGTCCCTGCCGCGTGTATTGTCTCCCCTTCCAACATTCCGTCCGAGACCAGTGCCTAGCGAAGACTATGAACGAGTTACAAAcagaggaggcaaggaagacTCGTCACAGAGGATGATGGGAGAAGGTCGCGCCAGCAAGACGGTGGCCGATGTCACCATTAATTCAGCAG GGCCAACAGGATCCCCCATTACGTGTATCGTCCAccatttcaaaggccacagtgagGAGCTTTATCAGTCGACGGATGAGTTTCCTTTAGTGTGTGGCGGGACTTTGTGCGGCCGGCCTGCTGCTGCCCAGACCCGCCGCGCCTCCTGGCACACCACCAGCTCTCCCACTGCCAGCTGCGCCAG GCATCACCAAGCCGCGTTCCATCTCAGGCCGGCTAGTATCTTCAAGGCCTCGCGCCAAAACCACGCGTGTCCTGGCAGTGTCCTCGGCAAGGGAGGTTTTGGCGTCGTGAAACTCGGTACCTACAAAG GGCACGGCGTGGCTGTCAAGGTGCTGAGGGGACGGCGGGCGGCGGCCACCTCCACCAGGGAGGCCAAAGTGCTCTCCCTCGCGCCTCACGCTCACCTGGCCTGGACGTTAGCGGTCGTTACGCACGTTGTCAAGGGCCACGCCAGGGTGTCCTGGGCTCGCATGTttgggagggag GAAGAAGTGGTGAACCAGCAGATGCTGACATCTATGTTCAGCCTTTCGACTGAGGACACGCATGACACATGGTGTgatgaacagcagcagcagcagcagcaacagcaagaggagGGCGGAGCGCCTTGGTGGGCGTGGATAGTGAGCGAGCTGTGTCTGCCGCACTCACTCCTCACACTCATCAATGACACCTCGCTGACCCTCACCAGTGAGATGCGAGTCAG GTTCACGCTGGAGGTCTGTCGCGGTCTGGCACACCTCCATGCTCACGGCGTCGCGCACAGGGACCTCAAGCCGGCCAACGTGCTCCTTACTGTAGACGGTCACCTCAAGATAGCGGATTTCGGCTGTTGTGCCAGACTTGATGAGCTCGACGATGACGTT ATTTTGGGGACGGTGAGGTATCAGGCCCCGGAGGTGCTGCGGGGGGAGGCTGGAGGAAGCCACAGCGATGTGTTCTCCCTGGGTGTGACCACCTGGCACCTGTTGACCCGCACCCTGCCTTATGACGGCCTGCACCCCCACATCGTCATTTACCAG GTGGCGCACCTCAGACACCGTCCCACCGACCACCAGCCACACCCTGGCCCACGCGCCTTCCTTGACGCTGTGCTGTGGCGCTTCATGCACACCTGCTGGGCCGAGGAACCCGCTGCCAGACCCACCGCTGCAGAGCTGTGCAGGAATTTAACAATCCTTCACCTTGCCTCAATTCCCCTTAAGTGTACCGGAGTCTCCCACGGCCGAATGTCCTGCGGCAAGCGTTCTCTCTTTGCCTCCTTGCACCTGCCGCCGCCATCACCGCTGCAGTGA
- the LOC135105060 gene encoding uncharacterized protein LOC135105060 isoform X3 → MEWLVRAMWGTLQARALLNATYSNTYPLCFIFPSLNAARRLSGEEQQGRLFPDHLSGRRRSFDVRWISAQNVSADRRRSSLRSPSWRAEKRNPSSELVIPQKKQYVASTSPGQRFFGSVRGLDETQDDGDSAFNSGLATLQLNLLSPNPPRQRRQSCWGPSVFSPSPDTQRSQTTVSATRMSPSLATSPSLLSLPRVLSPLPTFRPRPVPSEDYERVTNRGGKEDSSQRMMGEGRASKTVADVTINSAGPTGSPITCIVHHFKGHSEELYQSTDEFPLVCGGTLCGRPAAAQTRRASWHTTSSPTASCARHHQAAFHLRPASIFKASRQNHACPGSVLGKGGFGVVKLGTYKGHGVAVKVLRGRRAAATSTREAKVLSLAPHAHLAWTLAVVTHVVKGHARVSWARMFGREEEVVNQQMLTSMFSLSTEDTHDTWCDEQQQQQQQQQEEGGAPWWAWIVSELCLPHSLLTLINDTSLTLTSEMRVRFTLEVCRGLAHLHAHGVAHRDLKPANVLLTVDGHLKIADFGCCARLDELDDDVILGTVRYQAPEVLRGEAGGSHSDVFSLGVTTWHLLTRTLPYDGLHPHIVIYQVAHLRHRPTDHQPHPGPRAFLDAVLWRFMHTCWAEEPAARPTAAELCRNLTILHLASIPLKCTGVSHGRMSCGKRSLFASLHLPPPSPLQ, encoded by the exons ATGGAATGGCTCGTCCGTGCAATGTGGGGCACCTTGCAAGCACGTGCCCTGCTCAACGCTACGTACTCCAACACATACCCATTATG cttcatcttcccctccctcaacGCTGCTCGTCGCCTGTCTGGCGAGGAGCAACAGGGACGGCTGTTTCCCGACCACCTCTCCGGCAGGAGGCGATCCTTTGATGTGAGATGGATCTCAGCCCAGAATGTCTCTGCGGACAGGCGCCGCAGCTCCCTCAG GTCACCATCATGGCGGGCAGAGAAGAGAAATCCGTCATCAGAGCTCGTTATTCCACAAAAGAAACAATACGTTGCTTCCACATCTCCAGGACAGCGCTTCTTTGGTTCGGTGCGGGGGTTGGACGAGACACAGGATGACGGAGACTCGGCCTTCAACTCTGGACTAGCAACACTCCAACTGAACCTCCTCTCTCCGAATCCTCCCAGACAGCGGCGACAGTCCTGCTGGGGTCCCTCTGTGTTCTCTCCATCGCCTGACACTCAAAGATCCCAG ACTACAGTATCTGCCACACGTATGAGTCCCAGTCTGGCGACGTCCCCAAGCCTGTTGTCCCTGCCGCGTGTATTGTCTCCCCTTCCAACATTCCGTCCGAGACCAGTGCCTAGCGAAGACTATGAACGAGTTACAAAcagaggaggcaaggaagacTCGTCACAGAGGATGATGGGAGAAGGTCGCGCCAGCAAGACGGTGGCCGATGTCACCATTAATTCAGCAG GGCCAACAGGATCCCCCATTACGTGTATCGTCCAccatttcaaaggccacagtgagGAGCTTTATCAGTCGACGGATGAGTTTCCTTTAGTGTGTGGCGGGACTTTGTGCGGCCGGCCTGCTGCTGCCCAGACCCGCCGCGCCTCCTGGCACACCACCAGCTCTCCCACTGCCAGCTGCGCCAG GCATCACCAAGCCGCGTTCCATCTCAGGCCGGCTAGTATCTTCAAGGCCTCGCGCCAAAACCACGCGTGTCCTGGCAGTGTCCTCGGCAAGGGAGGTTTTGGCGTCGTGAAACTCGGTACCTACAAAG GGCACGGCGTGGCTGTCAAGGTGCTGAGGGGACGGCGGGCGGCGGCCACCTCCACCAGGGAGGCCAAAGTGCTCTCCCTCGCGCCTCACGCTCACCTGGCCTGGACGTTAGCGGTCGTTACGCACGTTGTCAAGGGCCACGCCAGGGTGTCCTGGGCTCGCATGTttgggagggag GAAGAAGTGGTGAACCAGCAGATGCTGACATCTATGTTCAGCCTTTCGACTGAGGACACGCATGACACATGGTGTgatgaacagcagcagcagcagcagcaacagcaagaggagGGCGGAGCGCCTTGGTGGGCGTGGATAGTGAGCGAGCTGTGTCTGCCGCACTCACTCCTCACACTCATCAATGACACCTCGCTGACCCTCACCAGTGAGATGCGAGTCAG GTTCACGCTGGAGGTCTGTCGCGGTCTGGCACACCTCCATGCTCACGGCGTCGCGCACAGGGACCTCAAGCCGGCCAACGTGCTCCTTACTGTAGACGGTCACCTCAAGATAGCGGATTTCGGCTGTTGTGCCAGACTTGATGAGCTCGACGATGACGTT ATTTTGGGGACGGTGAGGTATCAGGCCCCGGAGGTGCTGCGGGGGGAGGCTGGAGGAAGCCACAGCGATGTGTTCTCCCTGGGTGTGACCACCTGGCACCTGTTGACCCGCACCCTGCCTTATGACGGCCTGCACCCCCACATCGTCATTTACCAG GTGGCGCACCTCAGACACCGTCCCACCGACCACCAGCCACACCCTGGCCCACGCGCCTTCCTTGACGCTGTGCTGTGGCGCTTCATGCACACCTGCTGGGCCGAGGAACCCGCTGCCAGACCCACCGCTGCAGAGCTGTGCAGGAATTTAACAATCCTTCACCTTGCCTCAATTCCCCTTAAGTGTACCGGAGTCTCCCACGGCCGAATGTCCTGCGGCAAGCGTTCTCTCTTTGCCTCCTTGCACCTGCCGCCGCCATCACCGCTGCAGTGA
- the LOC135105060 gene encoding hormonally up-regulated neu tumor-associated kinase-like isoform X4 has translation MSLRTGAAAPSGQRFFGSVRGLDETQDDGDSAFNSGLATLQLNLLSPNPPRQRRQSCWGPSVFSPSPDTQRSQTTVSATRMSPSLATSPSLLSLPRVLSPLPTFRPRPVPSEDYERVTNRGGKEDSSQRMMGEGRASKTVADVTINSAGPTGSPITCIVHHFKGHSEELYQSTDEFPLVCGGTLCGRPAAAQTRRASWHTTSSPTASCARHHQAAFHLRPASIFKASRQNHACPGSVLGKGGFGVVKLGTYKGHGVAVKVLRGRRAAATSTREAKVLSLAPHAHLAWTLAVVTHVVKGHARVSWARMFGREEEVVNQQMLTSMFSLSTEDTHDTWCDEQQQQQQQQQEEGGAPWWAWIVSELCLPHSLLTLINDTSLTLTSEMRVRFTLEVCRGLAHLHAHGVAHRDLKPANVLLTVDGHLKIADFGCCARLDELDDDVILGTVRYQAPEVLRGEAGGSHSDVFSLGVTTWHLLTRTLPYDGLHPHIVIYQVAHLRHRPTDHQPHPGPRAFLDAVLWRFMHTCWAEEPAARPTAAELCRNLTILHLASIPLKCTGVSHGRMSCGKRSLFASLHLPPPSPLQ, from the exons ATGTCTCTGCGGACAGGCGCCGCAGCTCCCTCAG GACAGCGCTTCTTTGGTTCGGTGCGGGGGTTGGACGAGACACAGGATGACGGAGACTCGGCCTTCAACTCTGGACTAGCAACACTCCAACTGAACCTCCTCTCTCCGAATCCTCCCAGACAGCGGCGACAGTCCTGCTGGGGTCCCTCTGTGTTCTCTCCATCGCCTGACACTCAAAGATCCCAG ACTACAGTATCTGCCACACGTATGAGTCCCAGTCTGGCGACGTCCCCAAGCCTGTTGTCCCTGCCGCGTGTATTGTCTCCCCTTCCAACATTCCGTCCGAGACCAGTGCCTAGCGAAGACTATGAACGAGTTACAAAcagaggaggcaaggaagacTCGTCACAGAGGATGATGGGAGAAGGTCGCGCCAGCAAGACGGTGGCCGATGTCACCATTAATTCAGCAG GGCCAACAGGATCCCCCATTACGTGTATCGTCCAccatttcaaaggccacagtgagGAGCTTTATCAGTCGACGGATGAGTTTCCTTTAGTGTGTGGCGGGACTTTGTGCGGCCGGCCTGCTGCTGCCCAGACCCGCCGCGCCTCCTGGCACACCACCAGCTCTCCCACTGCCAGCTGCGCCAG GCATCACCAAGCCGCGTTCCATCTCAGGCCGGCTAGTATCTTCAAGGCCTCGCGCCAAAACCACGCGTGTCCTGGCAGTGTCCTCGGCAAGGGAGGTTTTGGCGTCGTGAAACTCGGTACCTACAAAG GGCACGGCGTGGCTGTCAAGGTGCTGAGGGGACGGCGGGCGGCGGCCACCTCCACCAGGGAGGCCAAAGTGCTCTCCCTCGCGCCTCACGCTCACCTGGCCTGGACGTTAGCGGTCGTTACGCACGTTGTCAAGGGCCACGCCAGGGTGTCCTGGGCTCGCATGTttgggagggag GAAGAAGTGGTGAACCAGCAGATGCTGACATCTATGTTCAGCCTTTCGACTGAGGACACGCATGACACATGGTGTgatgaacagcagcagcagcagcagcaacagcaagaggagGGCGGAGCGCCTTGGTGGGCGTGGATAGTGAGCGAGCTGTGTCTGCCGCACTCACTCCTCACACTCATCAATGACACCTCGCTGACCCTCACCAGTGAGATGCGAGTCAG GTTCACGCTGGAGGTCTGTCGCGGTCTGGCACACCTCCATGCTCACGGCGTCGCGCACAGGGACCTCAAGCCGGCCAACGTGCTCCTTACTGTAGACGGTCACCTCAAGATAGCGGATTTCGGCTGTTGTGCCAGACTTGATGAGCTCGACGATGACGTT ATTTTGGGGACGGTGAGGTATCAGGCCCCGGAGGTGCTGCGGGGGGAGGCTGGAGGAAGCCACAGCGATGTGTTCTCCCTGGGTGTGACCACCTGGCACCTGTTGACCCGCACCCTGCCTTATGACGGCCTGCACCCCCACATCGTCATTTACCAG GTGGCGCACCTCAGACACCGTCCCACCGACCACCAGCCACACCCTGGCCCACGCGCCTTCCTTGACGCTGTGCTGTGGCGCTTCATGCACACCTGCTGGGCCGAGGAACCCGCTGCCAGACCCACCGCTGCAGAGCTGTGCAGGAATTTAACAATCCTTCACCTTGCCTCAATTCCCCTTAAGTGTACCGGAGTCTCCCACGGCCGAATGTCCTGCGGCAAGCGTTCTCTCTTTGCCTCCTTGCACCTGCCGCCGCCATCACCGCTGCAGTGA